The Anastrepha obliqua isolate idAnaObli1 chromosome 5, idAnaObli1_1.0, whole genome shotgun sequence DNA window aagctaattgacagatcacgcaacattccagcaaaaaaatttagtcatatatatgtgtaacgcgcgcttttcaaatgaacaattcccgatattttttcgTCAGAATGTATGTATCCTTTCCAGTTTAATTCACGTACGTATGCTGGTTCTATGTATACTTGAAATACATATGTCCATTATGGTTGAGCACAGCCGACGATTAAAGTCGCAGATGACGTTCGCAACACGCCATAATTTTGTGTAGTTACGCAATTCAACTGATTTCTATTAAATATTCGTATTGTAGATGAATTATTTTgggtacatatttaattttaaggaattaaagtattttttataatttaagacCTTAACGACGCACTCGATGGGACCTTCTTATTTTCTATGCTTCCAAAACGTTTGGCCCCATTTCAagcaatgaaaaatattgtttaaaaatgttattttttattatttgtgtatAATGAAGGGAAAACACCACGTAATAATAACGAATACAATATAGTATGAGGGGACTGgcatattaaaatatgtaaagtaCATTATTTGTTCATTTTAGTTGATCTCCAAAATCGTTTTTTATGAACTTTTACATATTAAGTGTCTAAGACTTTATTACGTggcatttaaatttcaatacttCTTTATTACTTCctgtatataattttgtatttgttttcacTCCTGCAGGCTTTCGAGGCTCAAGTCGATTGCCCGCTGCGTTGTGGACGCAAAGTAAACCTAATTATCTGCTAGGTATTGGTTTAATTAAAGTCATTCTCTTTGAAAGCGTATGCAAGGGAGATTGGATTGCAcataaacacatatacatacgtacttacATATGCATGGCTGTTCAAAAGCAGATGTGCCATTTGCGCCTCTTCGTATCTGCATACgctattttgatttaatttccaACTATTTGTCTCTTTCGTGTGCTATTCTTATATTATCCCTCTCCTTATATTTTCCGTATATTCCGTATTTTCTTTGGGCCATACTTTTTGATAGCCttcaatttataaaatacatatttatttatacaggcGACCACcaaatgcatatgcatatgcgacttgtttatgtatataaatatatatatcatataatataattggcgcttacatcctgtGTTGGTGTTTTTGACGAGTTCCTCCTCGAATTTGTGGTGTATAggcataagtaaatattttacagtttgTTTAAAAGGCGTGGATAGTTCAATCAAATTTCAGTTGTGATCTGTTTAGtatgagatattttacaaatatacttTATTTAACTATGGTTAGCTTGCAGTCAACCATAGACCGGTTTCGCCCATAGCGATGCCAGATGGAGTTCATTAGTgcgtttttaaatattctatcCGTATGGTGCCTGTTTCTATTGCGAATTTAAGGAGCACACACCATAGGAACAGTGATAGCGCATCACTTTGAGTGGTACCCCTGCCCACTATTCGGTCTAACCTGGCTTCGCCCCACTCTGCTCTTATTCTTCTGCGACCTAATAGATTTCTGATccacatatgaatatattttttttagattatattacatttttgtgaTAAGAGTTCGCCCATCGAACTGAACTAGACATCACCTGTGTGCAGTACTGCAGCGGTTAGCACCCACGTGGAGGATTCGTTAAGAGTATTTCTACCTGCCTTGTTAAGTCGTATACAAATAAAGGCTATCTTCATTAGAAACtgcaaatttccaatttttgttcGAAAAATATCCAATTAATGTTTCCTGCACtggatattttgatattttaaagcaTCACGGAATTACCAgttatagttttgttttttgtcgggaTAAATTAgcagtacagcactcagacaatattaagtccattgtactgcactcaggtctcctttttaattttctttaaatctatccgacctatctccgaagaaatcttagtaaagggttttccaatgagaggtgttattttgatattcaaagagaaatgttattttttaatataaatgatcggatgtttatttcattataaagaggaaggtatgccgttaacagtggaaaataacatcaggaaaatgaccaccacgaccacgcttacagggcaatatccttttcatgaaattttccataaccgaattgcaaagtggctgccctatgtcttcgatagcttcacgaattccatctttgaggtcttgaatcgaccctgggctgttagcgtagaccttccctttcacgtggccccaaagaaaagagTCACagggtgttaaatcacaagatctcggtgtccaattgtgatcacctcttgagagataacacggtccggaaacttttcctgtaaaagatcaatggttttgttgcttgtgtgccatcttgttgaaaataaacgttgttcagatcaataccatccgattccggccataaaaatcgttaactatctctcctgtttaacacctaactcctgttattggaaaaccctttagatctTGTggagccaaggagccaaggtggtcgcttcttaacacattagtgccaaagacctcaagcttgaggacgggcagacgcacagaaattGGTCCGCCGACAGTCGGTTGGACATGACAAATaccatcagttttgtccatctacaGGCTCTCTCAGCGAAACAAGCTCGTCGctcatagttcagcctggatttagaGTACCAGTTTACTGGTTTCAAAATGTCAACGTCATCAAAAGCTCATTCGGCAATTCGAAGGGGTAGGCACACTTCCTGACtagattattattaaattagtttttgagtCACGGTAGTCATCACGTGCTATTTGGTGAAATGGTAAAATGATTTCTTGCTAATAACAAGTTACTACCAATCGTTAGAGCTTGAGCTGCAGGGAAGTCGCCGAATTCTGCATTTTCTGACCGATTGATTGACCGTGCTTATGATTGGAGTTATAGAGGATTTATAGAAagcaccgctattagaagacACTTTCTATAATTTGATGCTTCATGTGGCACTTGGACCTGGAACCTACTGGATTATAATCAGAAACGGTGTCTATCataattagtttgtttagtaaatatatttgcttCTACTGAAAACTTATATATTGAGTACTAATAAAGCTACTAAGCTTTCGTCAAACTAACGTTTCCATTTTAGCTGAATTGAATTGTGACTCAGCATTCTGAAATTTAGTTGGGCACTTTCTGCTGTAGGGTGTGGAAATACTTATGACCATTGTTTTGCTAAGCACTTTGATATCGTCTTAattattttacaaccaaataaCAAATATGTATTTTCTAATGTTTGTGCGGTTAAATTGCTAGATCCGCTTTAAATTACCCATTTTCtcaaaaagaaaccaaaatcAAACCAAATCACTGGtttttgagatttttattttgccgAGTGCGAGTCATGTGCTTGATACACCACTTATGCATATTAGCCTTTTCTATAGTCCTTTTGTCTAGAAATGATAATTGTTGGTCCTTAGTGCAACCAATATACATATCTCTCTTCATTATCGACATTCTCCCTTAGTAAGTGTTATTGCATTGAAATTTACGCCGCTCTCAGTAAcattaacttatttatttttgtgttttttgcatgtacatatgtatgttccgTCGTTCACGTTCGGTGGCTTCATTTCGCTCCACGACCGTCATCACAAGCACCAGCACCTCCGATTTTACTTATCGCAGCGTTGCTGTTCGCTCATATTTCGTTCGATTGAACGTGTACCATGTTTATTCTTTCAACTGCTTTGACGAATTCTAAAAGTCAGCACCACAGTGAAAGAGGAAATCTAAAGCAAACCAAGTAAAAAGGCAACTTAAAATCACTCGCCTGAATCGCacaacaaccaaacaaacagaTCAACGAACTATATTCGACAGTAATGTTTGTGAGCGCTTGGAGGTGCAaaggtgtttttttataatttttattgtgtgttcatttttaaacttgattttttattagaataatGTTGCGGTTGTGCTGAGTGCTGAGTGGATACTTTTTCCTGCCATTAAGACCCGTAAAATAATTCGCGCGTGGGGTATTCAAGAAGTTGTGCCTGCAATTTCGACGTAAATACTCATAAGTTCCTTAATGGATTACGAAAACCTCAGCAATTTGGCAAGTTTGTGTTAAATTAATACTCTATCAAAAGTATAAGTATGAATGCATGCAGGTAGATGTGGCTAAGTTGGGTACATTACTTATACTGTTCTTCCCTGTTGCGCTTGTCAGGTGAACGAAACCCATTATGCGACCTTTCTCCGTAAAAGATGTTGGCTAATCTATCCGTCGCAAATGCCGGTTGCCTGATCACTACTCCATGATCACCAGTCGTTGGACGAGTGCGTATTAGCAGTAGTGTCGCTGTTGCTCTCTGTTCATGTTGAAGTTGCAGAATTGCGTAATTTCTGTATCTAGTTGTTACTAAATAAAAGTGAGAGAGATAGTTCgtaggaaaatataatttttaagaagcATTAGTGAGAAATGCCTTTGTCAGTGCGATATATAGAAACCTGAAAATGTGCCTAGTTTCAGAATATTTCTGATATCAAAGTAACTAGTTTATTACCCAAagcaattattaaaactatgaatttttaacatatttattatatatttacagcATTAATTCgatcaaagtcggtcaaataCCACTCCtactttaatttgaaataagtttATGATTTAGCTTCAAACAAATTGAGTTTTTGCTAACATTTAATATCCAACCCAACCTCCCACTCTTCATATTGCTTCATTCATGCGTGTTCTTAATTGGTGCATATTCACCGTACTGGCATATGCACTACATGTACTCACTTCACGTTCCGGGTGTACGACTACTCATTGTCAAAGTTGTTGCCGCCGTCAGCAATGCGATTTCATCAGTACTGAGAGCGTTTCATTGTATTCGGTTTGCCATTGACGCCGACGTTTCGctcgttgttcttgttgttgttgttatgataTCGTTGATGTGGTTTTCATCTTCGTGTTGTTATATTTTTGGTGGAGCTTCATGAGATTTGTTCTGtttttgtcttgtttttttcatgTTCATACTCCCATACGTTGTTATTCTTTAATTCTTCTCTCATTTTTCGTTCTCGTGTATAtggttgttattttttgtttttgttatgattGCGTTGATCGAtgcaatatttttcgttttcacAATGTGCACTTTTCTTCTTTTCCTGCACACCCCATGGTTTTAATTCATTCGTTTTGTTGGTTTGAAAGTGTTGCGAAGTCGTAGCGGCAAATGTAGTGCGAAAGTGAAAATTGGCCAAAGTTGTCGGAAAAAGTATCTAGACGGAAATAATTAGCAAAAAGTAGAGTAGCtctgaaaaagttaaattacaCAGCTTGAATTAATTATCTTCTGAAAGGGGCTCGAGTGAAAGTTGACTGACCTTGTTTGCTtatatttttgggaaatataTTGAGTAAAGGTAAATGGTGCGCCGACAGAAAATATGGGTAAGTGCTCATGCTCCTTTCGCTTTATTTTCAGAGGTTGCATTTTCTCCTATTCTGAACCTCTTGGCGCCATTGTGGTGAAATACATATTAAGCTCGGCTTTTCTGGTTCTACTGAcgcttgttttactttttttttaattcttgctTAATCAATATTCAGCGAAATTcttaaattctattaaaatatgTAGATTTATAATCGTGGATTTTTCTGTACAAACACTagttgcatatacatacatatatggtcattaaaataggtacgttGCCTTTATCTATAGATGTCTTTGTGCCGCTCGGAAAAACTCGCTATTGCGAGGCCACTAAAATAGGTACCTTGCGGATATCTCTAGCATTTTAACGAATTaagggaaaaatataaaatgtaacaTAAGTAGCGAATTGAATGGTTTATTTAATGACTGATAAGTAATATGAACTTCTTCCAAAGATGGTCGTGCGAGGGTCCGCCTCTCGGTTGTCAATctttccaaagaaaaaaatgtataaatttatcGCTTAGTCACTTAGATGGCCCTAAAGGACATGATTTCTCACCGTGGTtcacaaagaacaaaaaaacagcCAAGCACGGTGGCGGCAACATAATGATTTGCGGTTGCTTCCGTTGGTATAGAGTAAGACCTATTCACCTCATAACCAATAAAATGAACAAATATACAAGGAAATACTTCAAGAAGTGATGCTTCCATTTGCTGAGAAGAATATGCCACTCTGTTGGCTTTTTATGCAAGATATAATCCAAAAAACTTCTAAATGTAAGTGTGTGaatggtttttacaaaataatgttaaagttaAGGATTGGCCAAGCCAAGCCAACTATGGTATTCCACTCCCACAGAATCCTGATGTAGGATCAATTCTATGCTATGGCTATTGATtcaacttttataatttaaacaaCATTATTAATAAAATCACTGAGTTTCTATTttgtacctattttaatgaccacaTGAATATTTCCTTCTGGCTATATTTGTCGCTTGTTTAAGTTTTAAATGGtccttaaattaattatatttattagatcaatctatgaaataaaaaccacatacaattgaatatttgttattaataatttaaacaacTCGCAGTGCGTTTGTGTGTGATTTCCATTCGGTTGTCCCAGGTTCTAAATTCACAGTGGACATCATTaatcaaataaatgaataagCATCTCATAGAAAATTATCTGTCATTCGGAGTCGGTTAAGACAACATAAAGACGGTTAAGACAACAAAAAACCAAGAAGAATTAGAGGATGAGCTCGACACACCTATCAAAGGATCTACGTGCCTTATTCATCATTAGATGAATGATCCatgaatttcaaaatcttgCAACTTATACCTAAAAATGTATCcgcaaaaatatgttaaaacatcttttaatttaaacataCCCTGTAAAATATTCGTATATATCGTTCTGTTGCATACGTTATGTGTTCAAATGTGTAATGATAATTTGTGTTTCTTTACAGTATCGTGAATTTTGTGACAAAGGCCAAAGTCGTGATATATCCTCTTCAACATCAGCAAACTCTTCCTCAGCTACCAATGCGACGTCGCcgaataacaataataacaacacgaATTCCACTTCAACccttaaaaatagtaataacaaaaacaatacaacCTCAACACGTTGCCCACGTTGTGCGACCGACAATTGTTCCATACATCCTGTACAACAAGGTGACGTCTCTTCGACAGAACCGCCACTGCCGGAGCCATCACTGCTAAACGGTCAGGTGCCTGAAATATCTGCCTACTTTGAGGCACTAGAACATTATCTCTCCTCAGTCGATTGGGTGCTCCTGCAAGTTACCGCAGATGGCATAATCGAGTCATGCACGCAGAATATACGGGAGCTTATCGGCTATGACAAGCAGGAGTTATATCGTAAACCACTTTACCAGTACCTGTATCCCGGTGATCATGCGAAATTAGATCCCCTCATAAATAATATGTCATATGGTGGCGCCGGCAACGGTGGCGGTAGTACGAGTGGAGGTGTTGGTGGTATTGGTTGCGGAAGCGGCAATCAAACTGGCTGGGCGGATCAGGATGATGCGAATAGTGGCGCCAGTTCGCAACACTCGACCACTTCGTTGGGGCCAGGTGGGCCAAAAGCCAAACGTAACATAGCTGCCAAAGTGCGAATGCTAGTCAAAGATATGCGTTCGGCTACGCAAACAACGGCGACTGTTTCAATGACGCACCCCAACGATGCTATAGACCAAAAAACTATTCGACAGCACGTACAAGCCGAAAAGTATGAGGAAATCATGCTGCTAGCAACACCTATGAAGGGTACGTTATTAATTTTTGGCTTGTCTTTTTTCACTAATTCTCATTGTTTCAGATGATGGTGATTCAACGTCTTCTATTCTGTGCTTAATCACCCGTCCCGAGGACGAGCCGACCATGCAACAGATGCAACCACAGCCTATCGAGCATTTAACATTTAAACTTGATGTACACGGCAAGATACTCAATTTGGATACTACCGCGCTTCGGGAACCATATAGACAGCATCTGAGCAGTTGGTTGGGACGTCTGTTGCAGGACCTTTGTCATCCGCAAGACCTTTGTGCTCTCAAGGCACATTTACGCGAGGTACAGGAGTCAGCTGCATCGGTGCATCTAATGAATTCGCCGGCGGCTCAATCGCCTGGTGGCACTGCCGCTACGCTTATTAATCCTCCCATTGCTAATGTGATGTCGCGCCCGTTTCGCTTACGACTCGGAGCTCCCGATGTTTACGTACATGTAAAGGCCAATTCACGACTTTTTCTTAATCAATCGCAAACTGAGGGTGATTATATCATGTCACTGCAAACAATTCTTAATTCAGATAACGATATGGGGGGTGGAAGTGTTAGCGGGAGTTTAAGTATTGGTGGCAGTGGTAGCGGTGGAATTATGACGTCTGGTGGTATGCCCAACATGTCCCCGAGCCCTTCGCTTGTCTCGCCCCTTTCGCTGCCATTGGATGCTCTTGTGAACAACAACTCGTCCTGCTCCTCGTCGTCGGCGTCCGCCTTAGGAGGGGCAGGTAGTAATGCTCACTTGCTTGGAGGATTGGTTGGTGGCGGTGGTATGCCACAGCATACCACGCAAACCACCAATGTTGGCGGGCCACTAATGACGTCGGCGGTCATTAATGGTACTGGTAATGGGTCACAACGCAACAATACAGTCGCAGCAACATCGGCGTCTACCTCAAATAATTCCACGCTCGTCAATTCCTTTACAGCATCACCTGCTGGGCCCGAAGCAACTATCTTCTATACCGCCGATCCCTTCGATTTTGACTTGGCACATTCCAGTTTTGAAATGGATGCCACTGGCTGGACAGATTCGCGCCCTAATTCGCGCGCCTCAGTTACTACGCCGGTGAGTACACCGCGACCTCCTTCAGCGGGGCATGGCTTTAGTCCGGCAGTTTGTGCTTCACCGTCGACACCATATCAACTATCGTCACATTCAGCTGCTAGCTTACCATCACCTCAGTCAAATGCAAGCCAGCCATCATCCGCGGGCCCTTTTGGCTTTGGGTTCCCTGCATTCGATACAAGTGATAAAAATAGTGAGAAGGAGCATATGAACACAAGCGGCAACAGCAGTACTAGCATTGGCAGCAATAATCCTGGACAACAAGGGGGCACGCTGAGCGGTGGTGGAAATTTACCGAATGGCGGCCCGTCGTTGCTGACCACTGTTGGTGTTATGGGTCAGCCACATGTACAGCCCACACTTCCGCAACCCGAGTCGGAACGTTTGCGACATTTGCTAACAAATAAATCACTTTCAATGCCGTCATCGATGCATCCGGCAGATGGTGATAAGGATCATCTCAATATGCGTCAAAAGGTAAGTTTTATTTATCTACCATAGAATATTAGTATTTGCTTTTCAGGAAGTCGTTCTTCGCGAGATATCAGTTCATACGTGTATTTATACGGTCTTTTTGGTATCTTAAAAGTTTTACAATCAGGACCAACTGAATTCCGATGATGATAAGGATGGTGGCGGTGCCGGCGGTAGCAACAGGGGTTCCTCCGGCATGTTTAAAATGGGCGCCGCTGGTATAATGAGCGCACGCCTATTTGGCGGTGGTGCGATGCCAAAATCTGCAAATTCCAGCAATCCCATGTTACTGTCGGTAAGTAAGGCCCCACCATCCCTTAAAATCCACTTACCTCTCACTTTAAACCTGCACGAAAAGTTGAGTTGAAATACTTGTTCACTACACGAAATTGTTTTGTTCTTATATTTCTTTGATACAGCTGCTCAACGAAAAATCGGAGGATGACGACGGAAAAGGTCCTTCGCTCGGTCGCCAAAGTGAATTGATGCGCCAGTTGCAAAAGGACGACGGCCATTATGGTCATTCGCATAGTCATGGTCATGGTCCGCATCATTCCAAAGATATGTCGCAAGAAGATTTGTTGAAGAGTTTAAAGTATCAAGGTGATCCTACGACGCGGAAACGTTCGCTACATGAACCCGACGACGGCATATCAGCAAAGCGGGAGAACGACCGGCCGTCCAAACTAcgtgaaaacaacaaaatgctcgCCTCTCTGCTGGAAAATCCACCAAAGAACCCCATAGTCACTGTGCCGCCTCAGGTAAAGACCATCCCCGACATTGCGCCCACAACAAGTCGTGTCAGTTCGACTCTCGGTAGTATGGGTGTATCGACACCAAGTAGCTTAGGGGGCATGACGCCAAAGAGTGCCTCAATGACAACGACCTCAGCAACAAGTGCCAGCAATACCGCCGTTGGCGGTGGAAGAGGCAATAATATGCGTAAACAGTTTTCCGATGCCTACCTCACgctgcagcaacagcagcagcaacaacatcagCAACAGTGTTTAAGCGGCATGCAACGTCCTCCACAACAGCAACCGACACAGCCATCTCAGTCGCAAATGAACTTTTCATCACCGGACGCGTTCGGAACATCTTCACACAACACCATAGCTACCTCAGGCACAGCCGTTGTTACAGCATCCATCGTGACATCGCAACCGAATTCGCAATTGGCGGCTTTGAGCGGCGTCGATGGTGATTCAGAACTGTCTAAAATTTTGGACAGCGTCATGGACTACGTTTCAGACGATGGACCCTTTGTGTCGACGCCTACTCCAACTGCCATGACTGGACTGACGCAGCAAGAAATCAACGAACGTATGGCTATCAATGCAATACAAAATTCGTTGATGGTGGAGACATCTCAactacagcagcaacatcaTCCACAGCAGCCGCAACCGCCAGCTTATCCAGGCAGTATGATGGGTAGTGGGGGCGGCGGGAGCGCTAGTGGGGGTTTgacacaacagcagcaacaacatcagCTACAACTGCAGCAACTACAATTATTACAAAGGCAGCAAGCAGCTATTGGAGGCAGTCAGCAACCATCGCAGGTGCAGCAAATGCTGGAGATGCTGCGTGCCAATCCCAATCAAGTCTTTCAACGTCCTCCGCCAATGTATCCAGCAGCGCGCAATCGTGGCCCTATGAATGCGGTTACCACACCTGGAGGAACGGTTCTGCCAGCTCATCAACAATATCGCATTcgtcaacaacagcaacagcagaaaGAGCGGCttctgcagcaacaacaaaagcaacagttGTTGGTGCCAGAAAGTGCGACCGCGCGAACAGACCAATTGTGTATGTTTGTGCTAATAAACTGTATAACCTTTACAATAATTCCTCTTATATATGGTCATAGGTCTCAATCCAAGCATCAACAACATTGGTTCGCTGCTCAATAATACAGTAGCGCCAAATGTCGCTTTGTCGCGTACCAACTTGCCGCCCGATTCCCAACTGAGTCCGAGTTTTGCGCAGAGTTtactgcagcagcaacaacagttaAGCCCCGGTCAACGTAATGCGGCGTTCAGCCCTCAAGCCAATACCGGTGATTGTCTAAGTCAAGGTTATATCACAGTCTTTTTTATTCATGAATGCCATTTTATTTATAGGCTATGGGCCGCAATTCACTCAAAGCGGACAGCGATTATCTCCTCACCAGCAGCATCTTtcccagcagcagcaacaacaagtaaatgtgcaacaacaacagcaaatggcAT harbors:
- the LOC129249265 gene encoding neurogenic protein mastermind isoform X3, which gives rise to MSIAAAENAGLGPCEISDPWAPNTTTNNNSSISIIASSKGNQSLLSTTSSTTTASINIDSNIYPNSVLFNNNSTATTANSSTSTVVCSARTTTTTTVTGSLIYKLPLSSPAAATAAVTASTAGSGSGSVVTAPLVGLAPSIPNGASLISTGTGGVGGVVGLLLSATASTGAGSGSITAQTTTAKLHQPKANNDNSTADGGNQTLTLQQQEQQQLQQHNHLLLHNKNNLNISLNNNNNSLLNNHSKISNSINYNLILRQKAVAAANLAAALQNSITMNAVASPISNNPATPARKIRRKTDPKANLPQSQINKCNNEKRRRELENNYIEQLSEFLQLNKRGDVASTKPDKAAILNQVVKTYREFCDKGQSRDISSSTSANSSSATNATSPNNNNNNTNSTSTLKNSNNKNNTTSTRCPRCATDNCSIHPVQQGDVSSTEPPLPEPSLLNGQVPEISAYFEALEHYLSSVDWVLLQVTADGIIESCTQNIRELIGYDKQELYRKPLYQYLYPGDHAKLDPLINNMSYGGAGNGGGSTSGGVGGIGCGSGNQTGWADQDDANSGASSQHSTTSLGPGGPKAKRNIAAKVRMLVKDMRSATQTTATVSMTHPNDAIDQKTIRQHVQAEKYEEIMLLATPMKDDGDSTSSILCLITRPEDEPTMQQMQPQPIEHLTFKLDVHGKILNLDTTALREPYRQHLSSWLGRLLQDLCHPQDLCALKAHLREVQESAASVHLMNSPAAQSPGGTAATLINPPIANVMSRPFRLRLGAPDVYVHVKANSRLFLNQSQTEGDYIMSLQTILNSDNDMGGGSVSGSLSIGGSGSGGIMTSGGMPNMSPSPSLVSPLSLPLDALVNNNSSCSSSSASALGGAGSNAHLLGGLVGGGGMPQHTTQTTNVGGPLMTSAVINGTGNGSQRNNTVAATSASTSNNSTLVNSFTASPAGPEATIFYTADPFDFDLAHSSFEMDATGWTDSRPNSRASVTTPVSTPRPPSAGHGFSPAVCASPSTPYQLSSHSAASLPSPQSNASQPSSAGPFGFGFPAFDTSDKNSEKEHMNTSGNSSTSIGSNNPGQQGGTLSGGGNLPNGGPSLLTTVGVMGQPHVQPTLPQPESERLRHLLTNKSLSMPSSMHPADGDKDHLNMRQKFYNQDQLNSDDDKDGGGAGGSNRGSSGMFKMGAAGIMSARLFGGGAMPKSANSSNPMLLSLLNEKSEDDDGKGPSLGRQSELMRQLQKDDGHYGHSHSHGHGPHHSKDMSQEDLLKSLKYQGDPTTRKRSLHEPDDGISAKRENDRPSKLRENNKMLASLLENPPKNPIVTVPPQVKTIPDIAPTTSRVSSTLGSMGVSTPSSLGGMTPKSASMTTTSATSASNTAVGGGRGNNMRKQFSDAYLTLQQQQQQQHQQQCLSGMQRPPQQQPTQPSQSQMNFSSPDAFGTSSHNTIATSGTAVVTASIVTSQPNSQLAALSGVDGDSELSKILDSVMDYVSDDGPFVSTPTPTAMTGLTQQEINERMAINAIQNSLMVETSQLQQQHHPQQPQPPAYPGSMMGSGGGGSASGGLTQQQQQHQLQLQQLQLLQRQQAAIGGSQQPSQVQQMLEMLRANPNQVFQRPPPMYPAARNRGPMNAVTTPGGTVLPAHQQYRIRQQQQQQKERLLQQQQKQQLLVPESATARTDQLCLNPSINNIGSLLNNTVAPNVALSRTNLPPDSQLSPSFAQSLLQQQQQLSPGQRNAAFSPQANTGYGPQFTQSGQRLSPHQQHLSQQQQQQVNVQQQQQMAFQAAQAVGANVGAQLSPRQPPFGGGPGGGGVQSPGSMSNSSSQQWNAGGNGVGGPGAQLSSNATTQRGHSLQQHNPMLSAQLQGVSPYTARPYQNQRRSLNSPGGGTPGNAVGSAIGANVGLQRQASFQSGEGGSFSGTSSSPSPQSPYGGPSTNVFQQQQMQRMQRQSSVPQATQHLPAGNTANSSDFVKQELRAVVSVRAQQQAAAAGGSSASAGGNGVPGGGGGNGGGSNGGSVGPSGLRISGTPQSPLSNTQPGSMSGGSAGGLNSTNPLSMQQQQQSGSHGAGSGGGVGQNSLLSTPTDPTINFSFDTQDFFGNNTTR
- the LOC129249265 gene encoding nuclear receptor coactivator 3 isoform X2, yielding MSIAAAENAGLGPCEISDPWAPNTTTNNNSSISIIASSKGNQSLLSTTSSTTTASINIDSNIYPNSVLFNNNSTATTANSSTSTVVCSARTTTTTTVTGSLIYKLPLSSPAAATAAVTASTAGSGSGSVVTAPLVGLAPSIPNGASLISTGTGGVGGVVGLLLSATASTGAGSGSITAQTTTAKLHQPKANNDNSTADGGNQTLTLQQQEQQQLQQHNHLLLHNKNNLNISLNNNNNSLLNNHSKISNSINYNLILRQKAVAAANLAAALQNSITMNAVASPISNNPATPARKIRRKTDPKANLPQSQINKCNNEKRRRELENNYIEQLSEFLQLNKRGDVASTKPDKAAILNQVVKTYREFCDKGQSRDISSSTSANSSSATNATSPNNNNNNTNSTSTLKNSNNKNNTTSTRCPRCATDNCSIHPVQQGDVSSTEPPLPEPSLLNGQVPEISAYFEALEHYLSSVDWVLLQVTADGIIESCTQNIRELIGYDKQELYRKPLYQYLYPGDHAKLDPLINNMSYGGAGNGGGSTSGGVGGIGCGSGNQTGWADQDDANSGASSQHSTTSLGPGGPKAKRNIAAKVRMLVKDMRSATQTTATVSMTHPNDAIDQKTIRQHVQAEKYEEIMLLATPMKDDGDSTSSILCLITRPEDEPTMQQMQPQPIEHLTFKLDVHGKILNLDTTALREPYRQHLSSWLGRLLQDLCHPQDLCALKAHLREVQESAASVHLMNSPAAQSPGGTAATLINPPIANVMSRPFRLRLGAPDVYVHVKANSRLFLNQSQTEGDYIMSLQTILNSDNDMGGGSVSGSLSIGGSGSGGIMTSGGMPNMSPSPSLVSPLSLPLDALVNNNSSCSSSSASALGGAGSNAHLLGGLVGGGGMPQHTTQTTNVGGPLMTSAVINGTGNGSQRNNTVAATSASTSNNSTLVNSFTASPAGPEATIFYTADPFDFDLAHSSFEMDATGWTDSRPNSRASVTTPVSTPRPPSAGHGFSPAVCASPSTPYQLSSHSAASLPSPQSNASQPSSAGPFGFGFPAFDTSDKNSEKEHMNTSGNSSTSIGSNNPGQQGGTLSGGGNLPNGGPSLLTTVGVMGQPHVQPTLPQPESERLRHLLTNKSLSMPSSMHPADGDKDHLNMRQKLLNEKSEDDDGKGPSLGRQSELMRQLQKDDGHYGHSHSHGHGPHHSKDMSQEDLLKSLKYQGDPTTRKRSLHEPDDGISAKRENDRPSKLRENNKMLASLLENPPKNPIVTVPPQVKTIPDIAPTTSRVSSTLGSMGVSTPSSLGGMTPKSASMTTTSATSASNTAVGGGRGNNMRKQFSDAYLTLQQQQQQQHQQQCLSGMQRPPQQQPTQPSQSQMNFSSPDAFGTSSHNTIATSGTAVVTASIVTSQPNSQLAALSGVDGDSELSKILDSVMDYVSDDGPFVSTPTPTAMTGLTQQEINERMAINAIQNSLMVETSQLQQQHHPQQPQPPAYPGSMMGSGGGGSASGGLTQQQQQHQLQLQQLQLLQRQQAAIGGSQQPSQVQQMLEMLRANPNQVFQRPPPMYPAARNRGPMNAVTTPGGTVLPAHQQYRIRQQQQQQKERLLQQQQKQQLLVPESATARTDQLCLNPSINNIGSLLNNTVAPNVALSRTNLPPDSQLSPSFAQSLLQQQQQLSPGQRNAAFSPQANTGYGPQFTQSGQRLSPHQQHLSQQQQQQVNVQQQQQMAFQAAQAVGANVGAQLSPRQPPFGGGPGGGGVQSPGSMSNSSSQQWNAGGNGVGGPGAQLSSNATTQRGHSLQQHNPMLSAQLQGVSPYTARPYQNQRRSLNSPGGGTPGNAVGSAIGANVGLQRQASFQSGEGGSFSGTSSSPSPQSPYGGPSTNVFQQQQMQRMQRQSSVPQATQHLPGSPRPYGANLNHDNIASTSGNGAASSLGMNGGVSVGVSVGVGGFGGMMYNSMQHAANAAPPPQTPNDFYGRAQTAGNTANSSDFVKQELRAVVSVRAQQQAAAAGGSSASAGGNGVPGGGGGNGGGSNGGSVGPSGLRISGTPQSPLSNTQPGSMSGGSAGGLNSTNPLSMQQQQQSGSHGAGSGGGVGQNSLLSTPTDPTINFSFDTQDFFGNNTTR